TGGGATTGGTGCATCATCATGCACAACTTGTGTATCTTATCACAAAGAGTGTATGTATAGGGTTATTCAACAAGTCCTTGATAATTATCTGCTgttaagaaataaattgaatattttcaggTGATAATGTCGCAAAGGTCGGAGGTAATTCGGCTGTATAAAACTGTGAGTAGAATTGTGTCAAACCGTGTTAATTATACCGCCTCCTTCATGTGTTTCTTAATGTTagggaatgatattttcatgcatttttttaaatggtattttatttttattgcgtcGCCTTTATTCAGTTTAGTTCAGGGGGTTAAGCCGTTGCCTACGTTATGaatatgaataacgtaggctaagGTTAAGCACCTGAATTGATGGCCCCAATAAATTTCGCAATATTCACGTCCTGGTTTtggtttgtattttatatttagccattttaattttttaactgggCTTTTCTTTTTGGTGCTAGTTACTTCACCTTGGTCGTGATTATCCTAAGGGCTTTGATTACTTCAAAACCCGCTTGAAAAGTGCTTTTATGAAGAATAAGGATGTGGAAGACCCGGGACAGATAAAGGCCATGATTGCAAGAGGAGAATTCGTTGTTAAAGAAATAGAAGCTCTCTATATGCTTCGTAAATATCGTACTCTGAAGAAACGCTATTACGAGTCTTGATCGAGGAAGTTAATTTTTGTTCTTGAAGAACTtttgtaatgatattttatgaattcCTGATGTAAATAGACCCAATTTtctaggtttattttttttaaataaatgccatAGACGAGCATTATTTGCTTTCATATACTATTGAATGAAAGTCATGGGTCATTGGCCGTTTCGTCATATGTAGCTGTACATCTGGGAGCATTGGCTGAAGAGACGAGACATTCTTAACATGATAtgttattattgtatattttctttcaaatcctCTACATAATGTTGTATTTGCATTCTTTCTatgctttcattttccattttactcAATGATAGAAGTCTAAATTAAAACACTTTTCAATCATCCATGGAAACATTGAATTGTAGTTGCTGATAAATGGCTGGATGAGCAATGAAAGCATGCCAATATTTCATCAGTAACCTAGGTGTGCCATGAAGAATCGTGTGTCCAGATTCCAGGTTGGCTTTGTAGTTAATTTTACTCATAGGACACTGCCGTTTCTCCTATTGTGTTCACATCACCTAGTAATTTAATTCCCTTCATCTCCTTTCTGtgggaaactttattttttgtgataacagCAGAATCTTAATGAGTACCGTTGGAAAAATAGATACACCTTCTCAGTTTACAAATTTGTGGGAATAACTGGCATTATTCATGCAGGTTGTGATGTCTTTGGTAGCCTATTCTCGTTCTTAATGCAGTATCATAAGTTTCTCatggtttatttaatttttctaaaaattatagcATTAACATATATGATTAATTGGTGTTGATGGACCTAAACTGTAAATGTTGTGAGGTTACTCGAATGTATTGAAAGTTTGTTATAGAGGATGACATCTCAGAATTAAGCTACTGTACTCACCACACCTTATCCTAGATACTCATATAAGTAGAGCCAAATCCAAGATTATTGAGCTCAATGGTGTTCAGAGGATAAACTGTTTTCCGATTCTGTTTAAAGTTTTGAGATGAAGGAATTGAGAATTATCTGGTGTTTTACAGTCATCACCCAATTTAACCATTAACAGGTGACATAAGCAAGGAAATATTGGAATGTATCACAATGTTTAACTATATTACCAATTGAGTTTTGGATGTTGGCAATATCTGGTTGTCTGATTAAGATGGTGTCAAtgtgagggaaaaaaatgaaaatacatgtcTGAAATATAGCGATGTATcatcgataaatattttatattgcaatttgtaataagatatatttttatatgtaataGAGAGGCAATTAATATCacaatattagtaatatcaaactACTCCACTGGTTAGGATAGTTAAACATGGAGCATAATGGAAGAAACCCAAGTCTGTCTGCCCTTGAAAATTAGACTTCTTCTCAAGTTTCAACAAGGCCAATTACCTCTCATTCCGCttataaattctattctcttcctttctctccctccttcaCCTAACGTTCTCCCCTCCAtcactgatttcaacatcccctccacacTTAGTGACCACTCCATCCAAACACTGCTCCATAGCTATTCAACCCAATAATCAGTGCCTAATCATTTGCGAACTTCACTGATATAAACAGTATTCCCCCAACTTTTATCCAGCCTCCTACTCATCCCATGTCTCTATTACCATTTCCTCTGTGTGCACGTTTAACAGCAAAGGCATTAGAATTGGACGGTCATGTATAACACCTCAGCAATTGCTTGCCCACCCTTTTCTCTCCTTGGGCTCCCTTCTCTTGTGCCGTCTGACCCATCTGCAGTTAGCAAATTAGTCACCCATTCTTCAAATCTACGCCTATTTTGTTATGATTTCCATTAGCTCTACCCACTCCTCTCTATCAAATGCTGTTTCAAAATCCACTAagcaaataaaatcaactgatttgggcgttacttggtggaacgatgaaatattcatggtgaaacaaaacacagtactattccacaaaatttatttaagctgtctactagtttcaacgtttacaccgtcatgtcttaataatgacggcgtaaacgttgaaactagtagacagcttaaataaattttgtggaatagtactgtgtttttgtttcaccatgaatatccaCTAAGCAAGCCTAAACCTCCTGGTTATATTCCTGGTGTCTTTCCACTAGAGTCCTTATTACTACTATTCGTCACAGGTGGGCTTTCCTGAAACCAAATTGGTCTTCACCCAAGAAATCATTTTCCCTGGCATTCATTTATCTATTTATAATCTTCAGCACCACATTTCCACATGAAATATTAGGCTCATATTCCTATAGTCTCTGCTTTCTAcaactttcttctctttcattggTGGAATACAGCTGTCTTCATGAAATCCTCCAGCCAAGACCTCCTTATGGATGctgtttaaaatttcaaagaatatcCTCATAGTCTTTCCCGAATTCTTCAAAAGCTCACATGGAATATTGTCCTCCTCAACCATTATGGTAGCCTTTATGCTGTCTTAATGTCAATGTCTAAGATGCCTGGTCTTGGATGATCCACAATCACCACACTTTATTTCCTATATCTCCAATTTTCTGGTTTGCTCTCTCTATCATACAGATCCTTGAATTATTACTTTCTCCTACTCTGAACCtccttttgtttttgtcttttattcTATGCCTCTATTTTTGCGATTACCTGTCCTACCtctctacctctccttccttctgaaattttcaatttattcacatCATCTTTTCCAACAAGCCTTTCTTGCTATCTTGACTTTCATGCCATAGCCTCTCATGCATCTGCATCATAGCATATGCCTTGCTATTATGTTCCTACATGGTGCTTTTATCGTAGTTATTTAAACCGCCCAGGGAGCTTTTTTTCGGAACTGAAGATTTTGTCCAgacatttagaaaatatttttagcatcataATTGTTAtccaaaaattatattctaaaaaaattatttaaactttatgattataaatatgtacgtacttataattttcaaagccattttaaactttttcctGCTTCCTTTATTCGGTGACCAGTAGTACATCTGTGTGTGATATTGTTCAAAAGAGG
The DNA window shown above is from Ischnura elegans chromosome 4, ioIscEleg1.1, whole genome shotgun sequence and carries:
- the LOC124157649 gene encoding electron transfer flavoprotein regulatory factor 1 isoform X1, which gives rise to MGLVHHHAQLVYLITKSVIMSQRSEVIRLYKTLLHLGRDYPKGFDYFKTRLKSAFMKNKDVEDPGQIKAMIARGEFVVKEIEALYMLRKYRTLKKRYYES
- the LOC124157649 gene encoding electron transfer flavoprotein regulatory factor 1 isoform X2 — translated: MSQRSEVIRLYKTLLHLGRDYPKGFDYFKTRLKSAFMKNKDVEDPGQIKAMIARGEFVVKEIEALYMLRKYRTLKKRYYES